From the Paenibacillus sp. FSL H8-0548 genome, one window contains:
- a CDS encoding AraC family transcriptional regulator, protein MMAIQRTIDMSKGDKYFRTDVPIFVNRAIEAFDKIEHRHDFLEISYVGEGSGTHYIGDLALQVHQGDVFLIPVGVSHIFRPATTSSSRPLVVYNCVMALEPIRPLLQSFPGGGALATVLDEADWRHYRDAFGEFRRLFLKLYDVYTTKRSGWSTELHLAVLELLLYLHRYRDEASDTVQKAVSPDMEMALHIIHNRFHSPITLKEAAELSALGERQFYRKFKSRTGMSFIDYVQSVRIEEACRLLLTSDRKVADIASSVGYQDITFFNRLFRKKTGLSPREYRKETGQAHERIPWQINDIP, encoded by the coding sequence ATGATGGCGATTCAACGCACAATCGACATGTCCAAAGGCGATAAATATTTTCGTACCGATGTTCCCATTTTTGTAAATCGGGCGATTGAAGCTTTCGATAAGATCGAACATCGGCACGATTTTCTTGAAATCAGCTATGTGGGGGAAGGTTCCGGCACTCATTATATCGGCGATCTGGCATTGCAAGTACATCAAGGAGACGTTTTCCTTATTCCTGTCGGAGTCTCCCACATATTCCGTCCTGCTACCACATCGTCTAGCCGGCCACTCGTCGTCTACAACTGCGTGATGGCTCTAGAACCGATTAGACCGCTGCTGCAGAGCTTCCCCGGAGGGGGCGCGCTTGCGACGGTGCTGGATGAAGCCGATTGGAGACATTACCGCGATGCGTTTGGTGAATTCCGAAGGCTATTTCTTAAGCTGTATGACGTATACACAACCAAGCGGTCAGGCTGGAGCACCGAACTGCACTTGGCCGTACTTGAGCTGCTTCTTTACCTTCACCGCTACCGGGACGAGGCGTCGGATACTGTACAGAAAGCCGTTTCACCAGATATGGAAATGGCGCTCCATATCATCCATAATCGTTTTCATTCCCCCATCACATTAAAGGAAGCAGCCGAACTGTCTGCACTTGGGGAGCGGCAATTTTATCGAAAATTCAAAAGCCGAACCGGCATGTCATTTATCGATTACGTCCAATCGGTCCGGATCGAGGAAGCATGCCGACTGCTCCTTACGTCCGACCGCAAAGTCGCGGACATTGCTTCCTCCGTCGGCTATCAGGATATTACATTTTTCAATAGACTGTTCCGAAAAAAAACAGGTCTCTCACCCAGGGAGTATAGGAAAGAAACTGGCCAAGCGCATGAGCGCATTCCTTGGCAGATAAACGATATCCCCTAA
- a CDS encoding glycosylhydrolase-like jelly roll fold domain-containing protein produces MNSLHKMNALKREFINPPAEFSPLPFWFWNDELSAEEITGQIHDFHAKEVDGFVIHPRMGLPRSMPYLSEPYMELVELAVTEANKLGMRVILYDEGMYPSGSACGMVVKENIDYASRGLQMKEYPCLVSGEPVRIPVELLSEENLVSALAVRKLSGGEIDAESTLVLRPEEDSIRFAPSLSGDWSVLLFIETPSKGTIRGVHPGQDDGEYDTPLAADLLNPDAVQTFIRLTHETYYKKLSRFFGTTVIAMFTDEPDLLGRCHLKGLKPWTRGFMNEYLKGGSREQDLAVLWFETGETTAMIREAYETVIRNRLARTYYKALADWCEAHGIGLTGHPAASNDIGLLEHFHIPGQDVVWRYVAPEAGKAVTGMHSTMGKCSSDSARHRGKRRNMNESFGVCGIEGGWSLSADNMKWYLDWLFVRGVNLIVPHAFYYSISGERRDERPPDVGPNNIWWQDYAQFARYIKRMSWLMTDGRNGAETAVIAGFAELPWRIVKPLYEGQFEFNYLEESLLCSSTECKDGILSIAGYRYKAVLVEDGKRLTPDSWRMLQTFAEQGGLVIELSDDAQITNDIGQVQVCHEEEIPELLERTLGKDTHLEPAADYIRISQATKNGILFYVIVNEGEVGYEGTLVMNRSGYTECWLPWTGGIQRARVEQSMEGQRLHISIERRGCLIIAVDPNIEQGGMECEPGEAVAIMELSTDWRVVKGLVSDELPALCSWTEWVGMKHYSGIVTYEKSFELNDPSAWADVKLDLGEAHELARLWVNGQEVGVRMWSPYVFDIGDYLKLGANELKVAVTNSLANLYDGKSYTSGLIGPVQLNGVRK; encoded by the coding sequence GTGAACAGTTTGCACAAAATGAATGCTTTAAAGAGGGAATTTATCAACCCACCGGCTGAATTTAGCCCGCTTCCGTTTTGGTTCTGGAATGACGAGCTATCAGCAGAGGAAATCACCGGACAAATTCATGACTTCCACGCGAAGGAAGTGGACGGCTTCGTCATTCATCCGCGGATGGGTCTGCCCCGATCGATGCCTTATCTGTCGGAGCCTTATATGGAGCTTGTCGAATTAGCTGTGACCGAAGCGAATAAACTGGGCATGAGGGTCATTCTTTATGATGAAGGCATGTATCCTTCCGGCTCTGCCTGTGGAATGGTCGTGAAGGAGAACATAGATTACGCCAGCCGTGGTCTGCAAATGAAGGAATATCCTTGTTTGGTGAGCGGAGAACCTGTTCGAATACCGGTTGAGCTGCTCTCGGAGGAAAACCTGGTTTCCGCTCTTGCGGTCCGCAAGCTTTCCGGGGGAGAGATTGATGCCGAGAGCACCCTTGTGCTTCGTCCCGAGGAGGACAGTATTCGGTTTGCCCCCTCGCTTTCGGGTGATTGGTCGGTCCTATTGTTCATTGAGACCCCTTCCAAGGGGACCATCCGGGGGGTTCATCCAGGTCAGGACGACGGCGAGTACGACACTCCTTTGGCTGCTGACTTATTAAATCCCGATGCGGTCCAGACCTTCATCAGGTTGACGCATGAAACGTATTACAAGAAGCTGAGCCGCTTTTTCGGAACCACAGTTATTGCCATGTTTACGGATGAGCCGGATTTGCTCGGGCGCTGTCATTTGAAGGGATTAAAGCCCTGGACCCGAGGCTTTATGAATGAATATCTGAAGGGCGGGAGCCGGGAACAGGATTTGGCGGTGCTTTGGTTCGAGACCGGAGAAACGACGGCAATGATCCGCGAAGCATATGAAACGGTAATCCGCAATCGACTGGCCCGGACGTATTATAAAGCGTTGGCTGATTGGTGCGAAGCTCACGGGATTGGTCTGACCGGTCACCCGGCAGCGAGCAACGATATCGGGCTGTTGGAGCATTTTCATATACCGGGACAAGATGTGGTCTGGAGATATGTTGCGCCGGAGGCAGGAAAAGCGGTGACAGGCATGCACAGCACCATGGGCAAGTGCTCGTCGGACTCAGCGCGCCATCGCGGCAAACGGAGAAATATGAATGAAAGCTTCGGTGTCTGCGGAATCGAAGGTGGTTGGTCGCTCAGCGCCGACAATATGAAGTGGTATCTGGACTGGCTGTTCGTCAGAGGCGTCAATCTGATCGTCCCGCATGCCTTCTATTACTCTATTAGCGGAGAACGCAGGGATGAACGGCCGCCGGATGTGGGACCGAATAATATATGGTGGCAGGATTATGCTCAATTTGCAAGATATATCAAGCGGATGAGCTGGCTGATGACCGACGGCCGAAACGGTGCGGAAACGGCGGTTATCGCCGGGTTTGCCGAACTTCCATGGAGAATCGTCAAACCACTGTACGAAGGGCAGTTCGAGTTTAATTATCTGGAAGAAAGCCTGCTATGTAGTTCCACCGAATGTAAGGATGGGATATTGTCGATTGCCGGTTACCGCTACAAGGCGGTATTGGTCGAGGATGGCAAGCGGTTGACGCCGGACAGTTGGCGGATGCTTCAAACATTTGCCGAACAGGGCGGATTGGTCATCGAGCTTTCTGATGACGCTCAAATAACGAATGACATCGGCCAGGTTCAGGTTTGCCACGAGGAAGAAATACCGGAGTTGCTGGAACGCACGCTCGGCAAAGATACTCATCTTGAGCCTGCAGCGGATTACATCCGGATCAGCCAGGCAACGAAGAATGGCATCCTGTTCTACGTTATCGTGAATGAAGGCGAAGTAGGTTACGAGGGAACGCTTGTGATGAATCGCTCCGGTTATACGGAATGTTGGTTGCCTTGGACAGGAGGAATTCAACGGGCAAGAGTCGAACAGTCTATGGAAGGACAGAGGCTCCATATAAGCATCGAGCGCCGGGGATGTTTGATTATCGCCGTAGACCCGAATATCGAGCAGGGTGGAATGGAATGTGAACCAGGTGAGGCCGTTGCAATTATGGAGTTGTCAACCGATTGGCGTGTTGTTAAAGGACTGGTGAGCGATGAACTCCCGGCACTTTGCTCCTGGACGGAATGGGTTGGCATGAAGCATTATTCCGGTATCGTTACGTATGAGAAAAGCTTTGAGCTCAATGATCCGTCCGCTTGGGCCGACGTCAAGCTTGATCTTGGCGAGGCTCATGAACTGGCACGGCTGTGGGTCAATGGCCAGGAAGTGGGAGTGCGTATGTGGAGTCCTTATGTATTTGACATTGGAGACTATTTAAAGCTAGGAGCGAACGAGCTAAAGGTAGCGGTAACGAACAGCTTAGCCAACCTTTACGACGGCAAGTCGTATACATCCGGTCTAATTGGACCTGTACAGCTTAATGGTGTACGGAAGTAA
- a CDS encoding diguanylate cyclase, translating into MLFKATTQKAIIFPPLLLGILLFVQGSQSKVVVFLALLTIIYSFLTLFIRYEFVIDKDTLTYKTYMFGFKVYQKMVKPKDINKIVFKRANWKTKLAIVRVEKAWNMRISLFNPTNVFNELETFANEFDIDIHKTSDYKILEKMT; encoded by the coding sequence ATGTTATTTAAAGCTACTACTCAAAAAGCTATTATCTTTCCTCCTTTACTTTTAGGGATTTTATTATTCGTTCAAGGATCTCAATCCAAAGTGGTGGTGTTTTTGGCACTTCTTACTATCATTTATTCGTTTCTCACACTTTTTATTAGATATGAATTTGTTATAGATAAAGATACCTTAACCTATAAAACATACATGTTTGGATTTAAAGTGTATCAAAAAATGGTTAAGCCCAAAGACATAAATAAAATCGTGTTTAAGCGTGCAAATTGGAAAACAAAGTTAGCAATAGTAAGAGTGGAAAAAGCTTGGAATATGCGAATATCGTTGTTCAATCCAACAAATGTATTCAATGAATTAGAAACATTTGCAAATGAATTTGATATCGATATTCATAAAACATCAGATTATAAAATTTTAGAGAAAATGACTTGA
- a CDS encoding SDR family oxidoreductase → MIEVANQTNRPIALVTGASSGFGLLTSIRLAQEGYRVIATMRDRGKEESILAKAEENGVLAHLEIMKLDITDHQNVTDVVQAVMERWGQIDVLVNNAGYAVMGVIEEVPMADWRAQLETNFFGMVAVTKAVLPHMRVRKQGKIINVSSGAGIIGFSNTGPYSASKFAMEGFSEALRLELLPFSIPVVLVQLGTYNTGISAKHVYRSHPDSPYKKMIKRFNEFNRKSEKNAPDPIHVANTIVKICKARNPKLRYTCGSDAKMIFLMKKLLPWRLIEWVLRKALH, encoded by the coding sequence ATGATAGAAGTCGCAAATCAAACAAACCGTCCTATCGCTCTAGTAACAGGAGCCTCCAGCGGGTTTGGCTTACTCACCTCTATTCGCTTGGCACAGGAGGGTTATCGTGTCATAGCAACGATGCGGGATAGGGGAAAAGAAGAGAGCATTCTTGCCAAAGCAGAAGAAAACGGTGTACTTGCGCATTTGGAAATTATGAAGCTAGACATTACTGACCATCAGAATGTAACCGACGTCGTTCAAGCCGTAATGGAGCGCTGGGGGCAGATTGATGTGCTAGTAAATAATGCGGGCTATGCGGTCATGGGTGTCATTGAGGAGGTGCCGATGGCCGATTGGCGAGCTCAGCTGGAGACTAATTTTTTCGGCATGGTCGCTGTCACCAAAGCGGTGCTGCCTCATATGAGAGTCCGCAAGCAAGGGAAAATCATTAATGTCAGCAGCGGTGCTGGCATCATAGGCTTTTCCAATACTGGTCCTTACTCCGCTTCTAAATTCGCAATGGAAGGCTTTAGCGAGGCACTGCGTTTGGAGCTGCTGCCGTTCTCGATACCTGTGGTGCTCGTCCAGCTAGGCACTTACAACACGGGCATTTCAGCCAAGCATGTGTACCGCAGCCATCCAGATTCACCTTACAAGAAGATGATTAAGCGTTTCAACGAGTTTAACAGAAAATCAGAGAAAAACGCTCCTGACCCTATCCATGTAGCCAATACAATTGTGAAAATATGCAAAGCCCGAAATCCAAAGCTGCGTTATACCTGCGGCAGTGATGCCAAAATGATTTTTCTCATGAAAAAACTTCTCCCCTGGCGCCTAATCGAATGGGTTCTCCGCAAAGCACTTCACTAA
- a CDS encoding LLM class flavin-dependent oxidoreductase, with protein MAEQRKLRLGAILHGAGGNLAGWRHPDAVADASVNFNFYKQQAIKAEEGKFDFLFIADGLYINEKSNPHFLNRFEPITILSGLGAVTSKIGLVGTLSTSYSQPFTVARQFSSLDHISGGRAGWNVVTSPLEGTALNYGLPLDEHPDHSKRYRIAAEYLKVARGLWDSWEDDAFVRNKETGVFFDESKLHALNHEGEFFSVKGPLNIARSKQGQPVVFQAGSSDRGRNLAAASADAVFTGHETLEEAKAFYQDVKRRAVELGRSPEDILIFPGIGVIVGATAEEAERKYEEVAGLISIDNALDNLGRFFEHHDFKQYPLDGPFPELGELGKNSFQSTTDKIKREAKEQSLTLRQVAQRSATPRTPFIGTPEKVADLIQEWFEQGASDGFIIGAGVPTGLDEFVEFVIPVLQQRGLFRTEYEADTLRGNLGLAIPVNRYTEQRNKQLGVPAEIAEAEAAAAEVTKTI; from the coding sequence ATGGCGGAGCAAAGAAAACTAAGATTAGGTGCTATATTACATGGCGCTGGAGGCAATTTGGCAGGCTGGAGACATCCTGATGCGGTTGCGGATGCTAGCGTGAACTTCAATTTTTACAAGCAGCAGGCGATTAAAGCAGAGGAAGGGAAGTTTGATTTTTTATTTATAGCTGACGGTCTTTATATCAATGAAAAATCCAATCCGCATTTCTTGAATCGGTTTGAGCCAATTACCATTTTGTCTGGGCTGGGCGCTGTCACCTCCAAAATCGGATTGGTTGGCACATTATCGACTTCTTACAGCCAGCCCTTCACCGTAGCAAGACAATTTTCTTCTCTTGATCATATTAGCGGAGGAAGAGCCGGCTGGAATGTTGTCACGTCTCCACTTGAAGGCACAGCGCTTAATTACGGGCTTCCCCTTGATGAGCATCCAGACCACAGCAAGCGTTACCGTATAGCTGCCGAGTATTTGAAGGTTGCTCGCGGGCTATGGGATTCCTGGGAGGATGATGCGTTTGTCCGCAATAAGGAAACCGGCGTATTTTTTGATGAAAGCAAGCTTCATGCCTTAAATCATGAGGGAGAGTTTTTTTCCGTCAAGGGGCCGCTTAATATTGCAAGATCGAAGCAGGGTCAGCCGGTCGTGTTCCAAGCCGGTTCGTCAGACAGAGGAAGGAATCTGGCAGCCGCTTCTGCGGATGCAGTGTTCACGGGTCATGAAACGCTTGAGGAAGCGAAAGCATTCTATCAGGATGTGAAGCGCAGAGCAGTAGAGCTGGGACGCTCGCCTGAGGACATTCTTATTTTTCCCGGCATAGGGGTTATTGTTGGAGCAACAGCTGAGGAAGCAGAACGGAAATATGAGGAAGTAGCTGGCTTGATCAGCATTGACAATGCGCTGGATAATCTGGGACGGTTTTTCGAGCATCATGACTTCAAGCAATATCCGCTGGACGGGCCGTTTCCTGAGCTGGGCGAGCTCGGGAAAAACAGCTTTCAAAGCACAACGGACAAAATTAAAAGGGAAGCGAAGGAGCAGAGCTTAACTTTGCGTCAAGTGGCTCAGCGGTCGGCAACGCCTAGAACTCCGTTTATCGGAACGCCTGAGAAGGTTGCTGATCTCATTCAAGAATGGTTCGAGCAAGGTGCATCCGATGGCTTTATTATCGGAGCGGGCGTGCCTACGGGGCTGGATGAATTTGTAGAGTTCGTTATTCCTGTACTGCAGCAGCGCGGCTTGTTCCGGACCGAATATGAAGCGGACACGCTGCGTGGCAACTTGGGCCTAGCGATACCAGTTAACCGCTACACCGAGCAAAGAAATAAGCAATTGGGTGTGCCTGCGGAGATTGCCGAGGCTGAGGCGGCGGCAGCAGAAGTAACGAAAACCATCTAA
- a CDS encoding ABC transporter substrate-binding protein produces MLKKRSSLKIMIALTTALILVLSGCAGTNKGSSTSDGAASVSETNTAAASEPAKGGELTYALATSPDTLDPHRSGLAVAVRAIRTIHDSLVAQLPDGSIQPWLAEEWTVSEDGKSYTFKLRQDVKFHDGTPFNAEAVKYNYDRILNPETKAANSAALIRPYKSAEVLDEYTIKLNLETPSNAFLGNLSQALVSIVSPTAAQKYGDQLGKNPVGTGPFKFVSWEENSQITVERNPDYKWAPPLVENKEAPYLDKVVFKIVPEEATRIGSVQSGQVLAGETIPPQNILALKKDEKLQLFQSNTQGLPYTLFINQSKAPWNELKARQALQTAIDVDAIVKTLYLGTYDRAWSPLTPGTFGYDKSLEGGVKPDLDKANALLDELGYVLGADGIRTKDGKKLTLHYVDGSPNREKRNDIAAIIQQQLKQIGVTVEVEITKDVRTVVYENGNYDIYGNSQVNSDPEALRSFYHSSAVNVSGKQNLPGYKNTEVDSWIDQGLIEKDPVKRQELYANVQKAIIEQAVIIPIYVFPYTIAASKSVTDIKFDSLAYPLFNDAFIQK; encoded by the coding sequence ATGTTGAAAAAACGAAGCAGTTTGAAAATTATGATTGCACTCACTACCGCACTAATATTGGTGCTGAGCGGCTGTGCAGGTACGAATAAAGGAAGCAGCACTAGCGATGGCGCTGCTTCTGTCTCCGAAACCAATACAGCAGCAGCGTCAGAGCCTGCCAAAGGCGGAGAACTGACCTATGCGCTGGCAACGTCGCCCGATACGCTCGATCCGCATCGCAGCGGGCTAGCAGTCGCTGTTCGCGCCATTCGGACGATTCACGACAGTCTAGTCGCCCAACTCCCTGACGGCAGCATACAGCCTTGGCTGGCTGAGGAGTGGACCGTTTCAGAGGATGGCAAGAGCTACACGTTTAAGCTCCGTCAGGATGTGAAATTTCATGATGGAACTCCGTTTAATGCGGAGGCTGTTAAGTACAACTACGACCGGATATTGAATCCTGAGACGAAGGCGGCTAACTCAGCGGCTTTGATTAGACCTTATAAATCTGCCGAGGTGCTTGACGAGTACACGATAAAGCTGAATTTGGAGACGCCCTCCAATGCCTTTCTCGGTAATCTCAGTCAAGCGCTGGTAAGTATCGTATCGCCTACCGCAGCGCAAAAATATGGTGACCAGCTTGGTAAAAATCCGGTAGGCACCGGCCCGTTCAAGTTTGTAAGCTGGGAAGAAAACTCGCAAATTACAGTTGAGCGCAATCCAGACTACAAATGGGCGCCGCCGCTAGTGGAAAACAAGGAAGCTCCTTATTTGGATAAAGTCGTGTTCAAGATTGTACCTGAGGAGGCTACCCGAATCGGAAGCGTGCAGAGCGGCCAGGTGCTCGCAGGCGAAACGATTCCACCGCAAAACATTCTCGCACTGAAGAAGGATGAGAAGCTTCAATTGTTCCAATCGAATACGCAGGGCCTGCCGTACACTTTATTTATCAATCAAAGTAAGGCGCCATGGAATGAATTGAAGGCTAGACAGGCGCTGCAGACGGCCATTGATGTGGATGCGATCGTCAAAACCTTGTATCTCGGCACCTATGACCGGGCATGGTCACCGCTTACGCCAGGCACCTTCGGTTATGATAAGTCGCTTGAGGGTGGCGTGAAGCCTGATTTAGACAAGGCAAATGCACTGCTTGATGAGCTTGGCTATGTGCTTGGCGCTGATGGCATCCGTACGAAAGACGGCAAGAAGCTTACGCTTCATTATGTGGACGGCTCGCCTAATCGCGAGAAAAGAAATGACATTGCGGCAATTATTCAGCAGCAGCTGAAGCAAATCGGCGTTACGGTTGAAGTGGAAATTACGAAGGATGTACGTACCGTCGTCTATGAGAATGGCAATTATGATATTTATGGCAACAGTCAAGTGAATTCTGATCCGGAAGCTTTGCGTTCCTTCTATCACTCATCGGCAGTTAACGTTTCTGGGAAGCAAAACCTTCCAGGTTACAAAAATACCGAGGTGGATAGCTGGATTGATCAAGGGCTGATCGAGAAGGACCCCGTTAAGCGTCAAGAGCTTTACGCAAACGTTCAGAAGGCGATTATCGAGCAGGCAGTCATTATTCCGATTTATGTATTCCCGTATACGATCGCCGCTTCAAAGTCAGTTACAGATATAAAGTTTGATTCCTTAGCTTATCCGCTGTTTAATGATGCGTTCATTCAAAAATAA
- a CDS encoding ABC transporter permease — protein MLKTISIRLFTSLLVILGSLVLVFVIVYLLPGDPVMSMVDPSTVTPEVLASLRAQLGVDRPLYEQFGSYVSKVLQGDFGKSIVNDDPVLPKIIAHLPATLALTAASCLIAAVVGIWLGVLSAIHRDRWIDITARVVGLFGISMPTFWSGILLILLFSITLDWFPAMGSEGWKTLVLPSIGLGIVGAGFVVRLVRNSMLEVINEPFIVTLRAKGISEKLVMYRHALRNALIPALTMIGVLSGDLLAGTVVIETVFSRQGIGRVISDALMSKDLPVVQGVVFFSAIMYVIINLIVDLSYRIIDPRVRRSQ, from the coding sequence ATGCTCAAAACGATAAGTATACGGTTGTTTACCTCCCTATTGGTTATTCTCGGATCGCTTGTGCTCGTATTTGTGATCGTCTATTTGCTGCCGGGAGATCCGGTCATGTCCATGGTCGATCCGAGCACGGTGACGCCCGAGGTGCTTGCGAGCCTGCGTGCGCAGCTCGGGGTAGATCGGCCGCTTTATGAGCAGTTTGGTTCCTATGTGAGCAAGGTTTTACAGGGGGATTTCGGCAAATCGATTGTAAACGACGACCCTGTGCTGCCCAAAATCATTGCCCATTTGCCGGCAACGCTTGCTCTAACGGCTGCGAGCTGCCTTATCGCTGCTGTGGTCGGTATTTGGCTTGGCGTGCTGTCGGCGATCCATCGTGACCGCTGGATCGACATTACGGCAAGAGTGGTCGGATTGTTCGGCATATCGATGCCAACCTTCTGGTCAGGTATTTTGCTCATCCTCCTCTTTTCCATTACGCTCGACTGGTTTCCTGCAATGGGCTCAGAGGGTTGGAAGACGCTTGTGCTCCCGTCAATTGGACTAGGCATCGTTGGGGCAGGCTTTGTCGTTCGATTGGTGCGCAACAGCATGCTTGAGGTCATTAATGAGCCCTTTATCGTGACGCTAAGAGCGAAGGGGATATCGGAGAAGCTGGTGATGTATCGGCATGCGCTGCGAAATGCGCTTATACCCGCGTTAACGATGATCGGCGTCCTTAGCGGAGATCTATTAGCTGGGACTGTAGTTATTGAAACGGTATTTTCCAGACAAGGAATTGGCAGAGTGATTTCAGATGCGCTCATGTCCAAGGATTTGCCTGTCGTTCAGGGTGTTGTTTTCTTCTCGGCGATTATGTACGTCATTATTAATTTAATTGTGGATCTCTCCTATCGGATCATAGATCCGAGAGTTAGACGTTCGCAATAG